The following coding sequences lie in one Arachis hypogaea cultivar Tifrunner chromosome 9, arahy.Tifrunner.gnm2.J5K5, whole genome shotgun sequence genomic window:
- the LOC112712471 gene encoding uncharacterized protein, whose protein sequence is MAKKRKSIATSLDEVDRTMYTSFCSAANSLSQLYTHAMNQQKLSFQAGERHGLEKLCQWIWRQQEGGSRVATVDILNYIQNELDYCGEEPSVSPRAPPQNQQCQPVMHVTNSGFPLTSGSSVQTMMGQGLRSEQCDNQPKNSMFSNALSSPIRPSLQHYQVGEGGNYPSGLSLVNGNRNNEPSFVHQQSRDSSAFNPNDSAMDMHAD, encoded by the exons ATGGCGAAGAAGAGAAAGTCGATAGCCACCAGCCTCGACGAGGTGGATCGAACCATGTATACATCGTTTTGCAGTGCCGCTAATTCATTATCGCAGCTCTATACTCACGCCATGAACCAACAGAAGCTTTCTTTCCAAGCCGGTGAACGGCACGGTCTT GAAAAACTCTGTCAGTGGATCTGGAGACAACAAGAGGGAGGATCAAGGGTTGCAACAGTTGATATACTTAACTACATTCAG AATGAGCTTGATTACTGTGGAGAGGAGCCATCTGTGTCGCCCAGAGCACCACCACAAAACCAACAATGTCAACCAGTAATGCATGTGACTAATTCCGGCTTTCCATTAACTTCAGGATCTTCTGTCCAAACAATGATGGGGCAGGGACTCCGGTCTGAACAATGTGATAATCAACCAAAGAATTCTATGTTTTCAAATGCTTTGTCAAGTCCTATCCGTCCAAGTCTTCAGCACTATCAAGTTGGCGAGGGTGGGAATTACCCTAGTGGcctctccttggtgaatggaaaTAGGAACAATGAACCAAGCTTTGTTCACCAACAAAGCAGGGATTCTAGTGCATTCAATCCCAACGATTCTGCCATGGACATGCACGCAGACTAG
- the LOC112712473 gene encoding UDP-rhamnose/UDP-galactose transporter 5, which yields MATATKAEKKAAVDAAAWVFNVVTSVGVIIVNKALMVTYGFSFATTLTGLHFATTTLMTAALKMLGYVQPSHLPLFELLKFVFFANFSIVGMNVSLMLNSVGFYQIAKLSMIPVSCLFEIVFDKIRYSRDTKLSILVVLIGVSVCTVTDVSVNSRGFIAASIAVWSTALQQYYVHYLQRKYSLSSFNLLGHTAPAQAGTLLLIGPFLDYWLTNNRIDKYAFNFGSLMFIVLSCTIAVGTNLSQFICIGRFTAVSFQVLGHMKTILVLVMGFLFFGRDDLNLHVILGMGIAVFGMIWYGNASSKPGGKERWSHALPTNKTEPR from the exons ATGGCTACAGCTACCAAGGCTGAAAAGAAGGCTGCAGTGGATGCAGCTGCATGGGTGTTCAATGTTGTCACCTCTGTTGGTGTTATAATTGTTAACAAAGCTTTGATGGTCACTTATGGCTTCAGTTTTG CTACAACATTAACAGGTCTTCATTTCGCCACGACAACTTTGATGACAGCCGCACTAAAGATGCTAGGATATGTCCAGCCGTCTCACTTGCCATTGTTTGAACTTCTAAAATTTGTGTTCTTTGCTAACTTCTCTATTGTTGGAATGAATGTGAGCCTAATGTTGAACTCAGTGGGATTCTACCAA ATTGCTAAGTTGAGCATGATCCCTGTATCCTGCCTATTTGAAATTGTTTTCGACAAGATTCGGTATTCAAGAGACACGAAACTGAGCATACTTGTTGTCCTTATTGGTGTCTCTGTTTGCACTGTAACTGATGTGAGCGTTAATTCAAGAGGATTCATTGCTGCCTCTATAGCAGTATGGAGCACTGCTCTGCAACAATAT TACGTTCATTATCTTCAACGGAAGTATTCGCTAAGTTCTTTCAACCTTTTAGGACACACAGCACCTGCTCAGGCTGGAACACTACTATTGATAGGCCCTTTCCTAGATTATTGGTTGACAAACAACAGAATTGACAAGTATGCTTTCAACTTTGGCTCCTTG ATGTTCATAGTTCTGTCATGCACCATAGCAGTTGGCACAAACCTCAGCCAATTCATCTGCATTGGGAGATTCACTGCTGTGTCGTTCCAAGTACTAGGACACATGAAGACAATACTTGTTCTAGTGATGGGATTCTTATTCTTTGGTAGGGATGATCTCAATCTCCATGTGATTCTAGGAATGGGGATTGCCGTGTTCGGAATGATATGGTACGGGAATGCCTCATCCAAGCCCGGTGGAAAGGAGCGATGGAGCCACGCTCTCCCCACCAACAAAACAGAACCACGATGA
- the LOC112712474 gene encoding small ribosomal subunit protein uS13z/uS13y/uS13x encodes MSLVANEDFQHILRVLNTNVDGKQKIMFAMTSIKGIGRRFANICCKKADIDMNKRAGELSAAELDNLMTVVANPRQFKIPDWFLNRKKDYKDGKYSQVVSNALDMKLRDDLERLKKIRNHRGLRHYWGLRVRGQHTKTTGRRGKTVGVSKKR; translated from the exons ATG TCTCTGGTGGCGAACGAGGATTTCCAACACATTCTTCGTGTTCTTAACACAAACGTAGATGGGAAGCAGAAAATTATGTTTGCTATGACCTCCATCAAAGGTATCGGAAGGCGATTTGCTAACATCTGTTGTAAGAAGGCCGATATCGACATGAACAAGAG AGCTGGTGAACTGAGTGCTGCTGAGCTTGATAATCTGATGACTGTGGTTGCCAACCCAAGGCAATTCAAGATCCCAGATTGGTTCCTCAACAGGAAGAAGGACTACAAGGATGGCAAGTACTCCCAGGTTGTGTCCAACGCTCTCGACATGAAGCTCAGGGATGACTTGGAGAGACTCAAGAAAATCAG AAATCACCGTGGTTTGAGGCACTACTGGGGTCTCCGAGTTCGTGGCCAACACACCAAGACCACTGGCCGTAGGGGAAAGACTGTTGGTGTCTCGAAGAAGCGTTAA
- the LOC112712475 gene encoding protein GIGANTEA isoform X1 produces the protein MSSSSMAASNERWIDRLQYSSLFWPPPPDGQQRKDQIAAYVEFFIQFTSEQFADDIAELIRNRYPSQEILLFDDVLATFVLHHPEHGHAVVLPIISCIIDGTIVYYKSSPPFASFISLVSPKSENEYSEQWALACGEILRILTHYNRPIFKTERQYGESERSSSGSHATTSDSVDGKSVQNSLIQQEKKPIRPLSPWITDILLAAPVGIRSDYFRWCSGVMGKYAAGELKPPTTASSRGSGKHPQLVPSTPRWAVANGAGVILSVCDDEVARYETATLTAAAVPALLLPPPTTALDEHLVAGLPALEPYARLFHRYYAIATPSATQRLLLGLLEAPPSWAPDALDAAVQLVELLRAAEDYASGIRLPRNWMHLHFLRAIGTAMSMRAGIAADAAAALLFRVLSQPALLFPPLRQVDGVEVQHEPLGGYISSYKKQIEVPAAEASMEATAQGIASMLCAHGPEVEWRICTIWEAAYGLIPTSSSAVDLPEIIVATPLQPPILSWNLYIPLLKVLEYLPRGSPSEACLMKIFAATVEAILQRTFPSDTTREQNRKSKYLFGVGSASKNLAVAELRTMVHSLFLESCASVELASRLLFVVLTVCVSHEAQFSGSKRPRGEDNYSAEEIIEDLHAVSEIQKETRNRKMKKQGPIAAFDSYVLAAVCALACELQLFPLISRGNNHSDSNNVKDIAKPFRINGTSHELQNGVDSAIRHTHRILAILEALFSLKPSSVGTPWSYSSNEIVAAAMVAAHVSELFRRSKACMRALSVLIRCKWDNEIHSRASSLYNLIDIHSKAVASIVIKAEPLEATLIHAPTWKDSVVSLDSKRHNQCESSSCFDPRQTSITTLEDSGPSKLNRKPDKTSCSNEASGGCTLGKGVTGFPLDASDLANFLTMDRHIGLSCNAQIFLRSMLAEKQELCFSVVSLLWHKLIASPETQPCAESTSAQQGWRQVVDALCNVVSASPTKAATAVVLQAERELQPWIAKDDDLGQKMWRVNQRIVKLIVELMRNHDSAESLVILASASDLLLRATDGMLVDGEACTLPQLELLEVTARAVQPVLELGESGLAVADGLSNLLKCRLSATVRCLSHPSAHVRALSISVLRDILHTGSIRSGPKPPQINGIHDPSYPYFNLDVTDWQADIEKCLTWEAHSQLSNELSIKYLNTAAKELGCTITI, from the exons atgtcttcttcttcaatggcTGCTTCCAATGAAAGGTGGATCGACCGACTTCAATACTCCTCGTTGTTCTGGCCTCCCCCACCGGACGGTCAACAAAGAAAG GATCAAATTGCAGCATATGTTGAGTTCTTCATTCAATTTACATCAGAGCAATTTGCTGACGATATTGCTGAG TTGATCCGTAACCGTTATCCATCACAGGAAATACTTCTCTTTGACGATGTTTTGG CAACATTTGTTCTTCATCATCCAGAGCATGGGCATGCAGTTGTACTTccaattatttcatgcattatTGATGGCACGATAGTCTACTATAAGAGCAGCCCTCCATTCGCTTCGTTCATATCTTTAGTCTCCCCGAAGAGTGAG AATGAATACTCAGAACAATGGGCTTTGGCGTGTGgtgaaattttgagaattttaacTCATTACAATCGCCCAATATTCAAGACCGAAAGGCAATATGGTGAATCAGAAAGAAGCAGCAGTGGCAGCCATGCGACCACTAGTGACTCGGTTGATGGGAAGTCTGTTCAAAATTCTTTGATACAGCAAGAGAAAAAACCAATAAGGCCTCTGTCCCCATGGATTACTGATATATTGCTGGCTGCACCTGTAGGCATTAGAAGTGACTATTTCAGATG GTGCAGTGGTGTTATGGGTAAATATGCTGCAGGAGAACTCAAGCCGCCAACGACTG CTTCTTCACGTGGTTCTGGGAAGCATCCTCAACTTGTGCCTTCGACTCCAAGATGGGCTGTTGCCAATGGTGCCGGTGTTATATTAAGTGTGTGTGATGATGAAGTTGCTCGCTATGAGACTGCTACTTTAACAGCAGCTGCTGTCCCTGCCCTTTTGCTTCCTCCACCAACAACAGCTCTAGATGAGCATCTAGTTGCTGGATTGCCAGCTCTAGAGCCATATGCACGCTTATTTCATAG ATACTATGCCATTGCTACTCCAAGTGCTACACAGAGACTTCTTCTTGGACTCTTAGAAGCACCACCATCATGGGCCCCAGATGCACTTGATGCTGCTGTACAGCTTGTGGAGCTTCTTCGAGCTGCTGAAGATTATGCTTCAGGCATAAGG CTTCCTAGAAATTGGATGCATTTGCATTTCTTGCGTGCAATAGGGACTGCAATGTCCATGAGAGCAGGCATAGCTGCTGATGCCGCAGCAGCTTTGCTTTTTCGTGTACTTTCCCAGCCCGCATTACTTTTCCCACCTCTTAGGCAAGTTGATGGAGTAGAAGTCCAACATGAACCTTTGGGTGGTTATATCTCTTCCTACAAAAAGCAG ATAGAAGTTCCTGCAGCAGAAGCCTCCATGGAGGCTACTGCACAAGGCATCGCATCCATGCTGTGTGCACATGGCCCAGAGGTTGAATGGAGAATTTGCACCATTTGGGAAGCTGCTTATGGCCTGATTCCTACAAGTTCCTCAGCTGTTGATCTTCCAGAGATTATAGTTGCAACTCCACTACAACCTCCTATACTATCATGGAATTTATACATCCCCCTACTTAAGGTCCTCGAATACCTTCCACGCGGAAGCCCATCGGAGGCATGTCTTATGAAAATATTTGCTGCTACAGTGGAAGCTATTCTTCAGAGGACCTTTCCGTCTGACACCACTAGAGAACAAAACAGAAAATCAAAGTACCTCTTTGGAGTGGGGTCTGCCTCCAAAAACCTTGCTGTAGCAGAACTCCGCACGATGGTTCATTCACTTTTCTTAGAATCATGTGCTTCTGTTGAGCTCGCCTCACGCCTGCTTTTCGTAGTCTTAACTGTCTGCGTTAGTCATGAAGCACAATTCAGCGGAAGCAAGAGGCCGAGAGGTGAGGACAATTATTCAGCCGAGGAAATcattgaggacttgcatgctGTGTCTGAAATTCAGAAAGAAACTAGAAATAGGAAAATGAAGAAGCAAGGTCCTATAGCAGCATTTGATTCTTATGTTCTGGCTGCTGTTTGTGCTCTTGCCTGTGAGCTTCAATTGTTCCCTCTGATTTCACGGGGGAATAATCATTCAGATTCCAACAATGTAAAAGATATAGCCAAGCCTTTTAGAATAAATGGAACGTCACATGAGTTGCAGAACGGCGTAGATTCAGCTATACGCCATACTCACAGAATCTTAGCAATTTTGGAGGCTTTGTTTTCATTGAAGCCGTCATCAGTTGGCACCCCATGGAGTTACAGCTCGAATGAGATAGTCGCTGCAGCTATGGTTGCTGCGCATGTCTCTGAACTATTTAGACGGTCCAAAGCTTGCATGCGTGCTCTTTCTGTTCTGATTCGGTGCAAATGGGACAATGAAATTCACTCCAGAGCATCATCCTTGTATAATCTCATAGATATTCATAGCAAAGCGGTAGCGTCTATAGTTATCAAAGCAGAGCCATTAGAAGCTACGTTAATTCATGCACCTACTTGGAAGGACTCTGTTGTTTCTCTTGATAGTAAAAGACACAATCAGTGTGAAAGTAGTAGCTGCTTTGACCCTAGGCAAACATCTATTACTACTTTGGAAGATTCAGGTCCCTCAAAACTTAACCGCAAACCTGATAAAACTTCTTGTTCAAATGAAGCATCAGGAGGGTGTACCTTAGGTAAAGGTGTCACAGGTTTCCCATTGGATGCTTCTGATCTCGCCAACTTTCTTACAATGGACAGACATATAGGATTGAGTTGCAATGCACAAATTTTCCTCAGATCCATGCTGGCAGAGAAACAAGAATTATGCTTCTCTGTTGTTTCACTACTATGGCACAAGTTGATTGCTTCCCCTGAAACTCAACCTTGTGCAGAAAGCACTTCTGCCCAACAGGGCTGGAGGCAG gtTGTTGATGCATTATGCAATGTTGTATCAGCGTCACCAACAAAAGCAGCAACAGCAGTTGTTCTTCAG GCGGAGAGGGAATTGCAGCCATGGATTGCCAAGGATGATGATCTGGGTCAGAAGATGTGGAGAGTCAATCAGCGGATCGTGAAACTGATAGTGGAGCTAATGAGGAATCATGATAGTGCAGAGTCATTGGTAATTTTGGCAAGTGCGTCAGATTTGCTGCTACGAGCCACAGATGGTATGCTGGTTGATGGAGAAGCTTGTACTTTACCACAGCTGGAG CTGCTGGAAGTAACAGCTAGAGCAGTACAGCCTGTGCTCGAGTTGGGCGAATCTGGATTGGCAGTGGCGGATGGCCTTTCAAACCTGTTAAAG TGCCGCCTATCAGCCACTGTTAGATGCCTCTCCCATCCAAGTGCACACGTCCGTGCGCTGAGCATTTCGGTTCTTCGGGACATCTTGCATACAGGTTCGATCAGATCTGGTCCTAAACCGCCGCAAATAAACGGCATCCACGACCCCTCTTATCCATACTTCAATTTGGATGTCACTGACTGGCAAGCTGACATAGAAAAATGCTTGACATGGGAAGCTCACAGTCAACTTTCGAATGAGTTGTCTATAAAGTATCTCAATACCGCAGCAAAAGAATTAGGCTGTACCATTACCATATGA
- the LOC112712475 gene encoding protein GIGANTEA isoform X2 gives MGKYAAGELKPPTTASSRGSGKHPQLVPSTPRWAVANGAGVILSVCDDEVARYETATLTAAAVPALLLPPPTTALDEHLVAGLPALEPYARLFHRYYAIATPSATQRLLLGLLEAPPSWAPDALDAAVQLVELLRAAEDYASGIRLPRNWMHLHFLRAIGTAMSMRAGIAADAAAALLFRVLSQPALLFPPLRQVDGVEVQHEPLGGYISSYKKQIEVPAAEASMEATAQGIASMLCAHGPEVEWRICTIWEAAYGLIPTSSSAVDLPEIIVATPLQPPILSWNLYIPLLKVLEYLPRGSPSEACLMKIFAATVEAILQRTFPSDTTREQNRKSKYLFGVGSASKNLAVAELRTMVHSLFLESCASVELASRLLFVVLTVCVSHEAQFSGSKRPRGEDNYSAEEIIEDLHAVSEIQKETRNRKMKKQGPIAAFDSYVLAAVCALACELQLFPLISRGNNHSDSNNVKDIAKPFRINGTSHELQNGVDSAIRHTHRILAILEALFSLKPSSVGTPWSYSSNEIVAAAMVAAHVSELFRRSKACMRALSVLIRCKWDNEIHSRASSLYNLIDIHSKAVASIVIKAEPLEATLIHAPTWKDSVVSLDSKRHNQCESSSCFDPRQTSITTLEDSGPSKLNRKPDKTSCSNEASGGCTLGKGVTGFPLDASDLANFLTMDRHIGLSCNAQIFLRSMLAEKQELCFSVVSLLWHKLIASPETQPCAESTSAQQGWRQVVDALCNVVSASPTKAATAVVLQAERELQPWIAKDDDLGQKMWRVNQRIVKLIVELMRNHDSAESLVILASASDLLLRATDGMLVDGEACTLPQLELLEVTARAVQPVLELGESGLAVADGLSNLLKCRLSATVRCLSHPSAHVRALSISVLRDILHTGSIRSGPKPPQINGIHDPSYPYFNLDVTDWQADIEKCLTWEAHSQLSNELSIKYLNTAAKELGCTITI, from the exons ATGGGTAAATATGCTGCAGGAGAACTCAAGCCGCCAACGACTG CTTCTTCACGTGGTTCTGGGAAGCATCCTCAACTTGTGCCTTCGACTCCAAGATGGGCTGTTGCCAATGGTGCCGGTGTTATATTAAGTGTGTGTGATGATGAAGTTGCTCGCTATGAGACTGCTACTTTAACAGCAGCTGCTGTCCCTGCCCTTTTGCTTCCTCCACCAACAACAGCTCTAGATGAGCATCTAGTTGCTGGATTGCCAGCTCTAGAGCCATATGCACGCTTATTTCATAG ATACTATGCCATTGCTACTCCAAGTGCTACACAGAGACTTCTTCTTGGACTCTTAGAAGCACCACCATCATGGGCCCCAGATGCACTTGATGCTGCTGTACAGCTTGTGGAGCTTCTTCGAGCTGCTGAAGATTATGCTTCAGGCATAAGG CTTCCTAGAAATTGGATGCATTTGCATTTCTTGCGTGCAATAGGGACTGCAATGTCCATGAGAGCAGGCATAGCTGCTGATGCCGCAGCAGCTTTGCTTTTTCGTGTACTTTCCCAGCCCGCATTACTTTTCCCACCTCTTAGGCAAGTTGATGGAGTAGAAGTCCAACATGAACCTTTGGGTGGTTATATCTCTTCCTACAAAAAGCAG ATAGAAGTTCCTGCAGCAGAAGCCTCCATGGAGGCTACTGCACAAGGCATCGCATCCATGCTGTGTGCACATGGCCCAGAGGTTGAATGGAGAATTTGCACCATTTGGGAAGCTGCTTATGGCCTGATTCCTACAAGTTCCTCAGCTGTTGATCTTCCAGAGATTATAGTTGCAACTCCACTACAACCTCCTATACTATCATGGAATTTATACATCCCCCTACTTAAGGTCCTCGAATACCTTCCACGCGGAAGCCCATCGGAGGCATGTCTTATGAAAATATTTGCTGCTACAGTGGAAGCTATTCTTCAGAGGACCTTTCCGTCTGACACCACTAGAGAACAAAACAGAAAATCAAAGTACCTCTTTGGAGTGGGGTCTGCCTCCAAAAACCTTGCTGTAGCAGAACTCCGCACGATGGTTCATTCACTTTTCTTAGAATCATGTGCTTCTGTTGAGCTCGCCTCACGCCTGCTTTTCGTAGTCTTAACTGTCTGCGTTAGTCATGAAGCACAATTCAGCGGAAGCAAGAGGCCGAGAGGTGAGGACAATTATTCAGCCGAGGAAATcattgaggacttgcatgctGTGTCTGAAATTCAGAAAGAAACTAGAAATAGGAAAATGAAGAAGCAAGGTCCTATAGCAGCATTTGATTCTTATGTTCTGGCTGCTGTTTGTGCTCTTGCCTGTGAGCTTCAATTGTTCCCTCTGATTTCACGGGGGAATAATCATTCAGATTCCAACAATGTAAAAGATATAGCCAAGCCTTTTAGAATAAATGGAACGTCACATGAGTTGCAGAACGGCGTAGATTCAGCTATACGCCATACTCACAGAATCTTAGCAATTTTGGAGGCTTTGTTTTCATTGAAGCCGTCATCAGTTGGCACCCCATGGAGTTACAGCTCGAATGAGATAGTCGCTGCAGCTATGGTTGCTGCGCATGTCTCTGAACTATTTAGACGGTCCAAAGCTTGCATGCGTGCTCTTTCTGTTCTGATTCGGTGCAAATGGGACAATGAAATTCACTCCAGAGCATCATCCTTGTATAATCTCATAGATATTCATAGCAAAGCGGTAGCGTCTATAGTTATCAAAGCAGAGCCATTAGAAGCTACGTTAATTCATGCACCTACTTGGAAGGACTCTGTTGTTTCTCTTGATAGTAAAAGACACAATCAGTGTGAAAGTAGTAGCTGCTTTGACCCTAGGCAAACATCTATTACTACTTTGGAAGATTCAGGTCCCTCAAAACTTAACCGCAAACCTGATAAAACTTCTTGTTCAAATGAAGCATCAGGAGGGTGTACCTTAGGTAAAGGTGTCACAGGTTTCCCATTGGATGCTTCTGATCTCGCCAACTTTCTTACAATGGACAGACATATAGGATTGAGTTGCAATGCACAAATTTTCCTCAGATCCATGCTGGCAGAGAAACAAGAATTATGCTTCTCTGTTGTTTCACTACTATGGCACAAGTTGATTGCTTCCCCTGAAACTCAACCTTGTGCAGAAAGCACTTCTGCCCAACAGGGCTGGAGGCAG gtTGTTGATGCATTATGCAATGTTGTATCAGCGTCACCAACAAAAGCAGCAACAGCAGTTGTTCTTCAG GCGGAGAGGGAATTGCAGCCATGGATTGCCAAGGATGATGATCTGGGTCAGAAGATGTGGAGAGTCAATCAGCGGATCGTGAAACTGATAGTGGAGCTAATGAGGAATCATGATAGTGCAGAGTCATTGGTAATTTTGGCAAGTGCGTCAGATTTGCTGCTACGAGCCACAGATGGTATGCTGGTTGATGGAGAAGCTTGTACTTTACCACAGCTGGAG CTGCTGGAAGTAACAGCTAGAGCAGTACAGCCTGTGCTCGAGTTGGGCGAATCTGGATTGGCAGTGGCGGATGGCCTTTCAAACCTGTTAAAG TGCCGCCTATCAGCCACTGTTAGATGCCTCTCCCATCCAAGTGCACACGTCCGTGCGCTGAGCATTTCGGTTCTTCGGGACATCTTGCATACAGGTTCGATCAGATCTGGTCCTAAACCGCCGCAAATAAACGGCATCCACGACCCCTCTTATCCATACTTCAATTTGGATGTCACTGACTGGCAAGCTGACATAGAAAAATGCTTGACATGGGAAGCTCACAGTCAACTTTCGAATGAGTTGTCTATAAAGTATCTCAATACCGCAGCAAAAGAATTAGGCTGTACCATTACCATATGA